A window of the Streptomyces sp. Ag109_O5-10 genome harbors these coding sequences:
- a CDS encoding PBS lyase — MFTGIDEVDWTSLRHAYGSAADVPGLLRGLASADAAERQAALDGMYGSVHHQGNVYDATLACVPFLFALASRPEVRDRGAIVELLVSIGAESAGPRAGAAVRAGAEALVPLADDACPGVRRAVPGALVRFLDEPDRVLALLRRRSTVERDEQVLLALTEALGLFVRCRPERASGALELLTAQSGPPHAPAARLAALGQLGLGAPERLPADLVPTAVRLLRERSERRAAGPDPVDADTLVGRIRRLRPSDEEGGYLLRTLHRALDDRVADRIALLVGQLGSPDPMDRCNAVWMSAGLFRGWRADFASPVSLIGRQLGREQDQLRDAAVSVLVELFGLATPAADELHALVTVRPDLWVHTWERGRPSLGGPLKALARSGDPRAVPALSQLLARPVVPGGLGFEIAHLGPAAAPLAPALRRRLGQVDPDSPEAAELAAPLLAAVTALKDRAAVPEVLRLLRGAPDGLGAREALVGQAVRALDVLGTAARAAAPVLRGLLDTRHAAPAAGALWSAEGDATAVLPVLLRELSHGRSRSARAAAEQLGRLGPAARGALPALRRLARSGRVWERAAAAEALWRIDGDPEPVLPVFRAAWSENPYTRGAIAGCLAEMGPAGAPLRDLVAAELACPRRHTARPGGYGSHDIAQDERLLADCRRALDGQAR; from the coding sequence GTGTTCACGGGGATCGACGAGGTCGACTGGACCTCGCTGCGGCACGCGTACGGCAGCGCGGCGGACGTGCCCGGACTGCTGCGCGGACTGGCCTCGGCGGACGCGGCCGAGCGGCAGGCCGCGCTCGACGGGATGTACGGCTCGGTGCACCACCAGGGCAACGTGTACGACGCGACACTCGCCTGCGTCCCGTTCCTCTTCGCGCTCGCCTCCCGCCCGGAGGTGCGGGACCGGGGCGCCATAGTCGAACTGCTGGTCAGCATCGGCGCGGAGAGCGCCGGTCCCCGGGCCGGTGCCGCCGTCCGCGCCGGCGCCGAGGCGCTCGTCCCGCTGGCCGACGACGCGTGCCCCGGGGTGCGCCGTGCGGTGCCCGGTGCCCTGGTCCGCTTCCTCGACGAACCGGACCGGGTACTGGCGCTGTTACGGCGGCGGAGCACGGTCGAACGCGACGAGCAGGTACTGCTCGCCCTGACCGAGGCCCTCGGGCTGTTCGTCCGGTGCCGTCCCGAACGGGCGTCGGGGGCACTTGAGTTGCTGACCGCGCAGAGCGGGCCGCCGCACGCGCCGGCGGCCCGGCTGGCCGCCCTCGGGCAGTTGGGCCTCGGCGCGCCGGAGCGGCTGCCCGCCGACCTGGTGCCGACCGCGGTCCGGCTGCTCAGGGAGCGGTCGGAGCGACGGGCGGCCGGTCCGGACCCGGTGGACGCGGACACCCTGGTCGGGCGGATACGGCGGCTGCGGCCCTCGGACGAGGAGGGCGGGTACCTGCTGCGCACCCTGCACCGGGCGCTGGACGACCGTGTGGCGGACCGGATCGCGCTGCTCGTCGGCCAGTTGGGCAGCCCGGACCCGATGGACCGGTGCAACGCGGTGTGGATGTCGGCCGGTCTGTTCCGTGGCTGGCGGGCGGACTTCGCGTCGCCGGTCTCCCTGATAGGCAGGCAACTGGGCCGTGAACAGGATCAGTTGCGGGACGCGGCGGTCTCCGTGCTGGTGGAGCTGTTCGGGCTGGCCACGCCGGCCGCCGACGAGCTGCACGCGCTGGTGACCGTGCGGCCCGACCTGTGGGTGCACACCTGGGAGCGCGGCAGGCCCTCGCTCGGCGGTCCGCTGAAGGCGCTGGCCAGAAGTGGCGATCCGCGCGCGGTGCCGGCCCTGTCCCAGCTGCTGGCGAGACCGGTGGTGCCCGGCGGGCTGGGCTTCGAGATCGCGCATCTGGGCCCGGCGGCCGCCCCGCTCGCGCCCGCACTGCGGCGCCGGCTCGGCCAGGTCGACCCGGATTCGCCCGAGGCCGCCGAACTGGCCGCGCCGCTGCTGGCGGCGGTCACCGCCCTCAAGGACCGCGCGGCGGTGCCCGAGGTGCTGCGGCTGCTGCGCGGGGCACCGGACGGGCTGGGGGCCAGGGAAGCACTCGTCGGGCAGGCGGTGCGGGCGCTCGACGTCCTGGGTACGGCGGCCCGGGCGGCGGCGCCGGTCCTGCGCGGGCTCCTGGACACCCGGCACGCGGCGCCGGCGGCGGGGGCGCTGTGGTCGGCGGAGGGGGACGCGACGGCCGTACTTCCCGTACTGCTGCGGGAGCTGTCGCACGGCCGCAGCCGCAGCGCGCGAGCGGCCGCCGAGCAGCTGGGCCGGCTGGGGCCGGCCGCCCGCGGCGCGCTGCCCGCGCTGCGCCGGCTGGCCCGGTCCGGCAGGGTCTGGGAACGGGCGGCGGCGGCCGAGGCGTTGTGGCGGATCGACGGGGATCCGGAACCCGTGCTCCCGGTGTTCCGGGCCGCCTGGTCGGAGAACCCCTACACCCGGGGCGCGATCGCCGGATGCCTGGCCGAGATGGGCCCGGCGGGCGCCCCGCTGCGCGACCTGGTGGCGGCCGAACTCGCCTGCCCGCGGCGGCACACGGCGCGGCCCGGCGGGTACGGCAGCCACGACATCGCCCAGGACGAACGGCTGCTCGCCGACTGCCGCCGGGCACTGGACGGGCAGGCCCGGTGA
- a CDS encoding sialidase family protein: MTEVLLAVGTRKGLFLGRRRGGAWEFDERPCFNAQAIYSVAIDTRGARPRLLAGGDSAHWGPSVFHSDDLGRTWTEPARPAVKFPKDTGASLERVWQLHPAAAEPDVVYAGTEPAALYRSEDRGESFELVRPLWEHPTRDRWVPGGGGEGLHTVLTDRRDPKAVTVAVSTAGVFRTGDGGASWTPSNSGVSAVFLPDPDPEFGQCVHKIAQDAGDPDRLYLQNHWGVYRSDDAGAHWTDIGAGLPSTFGFAAAAHPHRGDTAYVFPINADADRVPARHRCRVFRTADAGRTWEPLSAGLPPEDHYGTVLRDALCTDDADPAGVYFGNRNGEVFASADDGDSWRQLAAHLPDVLCVRAAVVA; encoded by the coding sequence ATGACCGAGGTACTGCTCGCCGTAGGGACCCGCAAGGGGCTCTTCCTCGGTAGGCGGCGAGGTGGCGCCTGGGAGTTCGACGAGCGTCCCTGCTTCAACGCGCAGGCGATCTATTCGGTCGCCATCGACACCCGGGGCGCGCGGCCCCGGCTCCTGGCGGGCGGCGACAGCGCGCACTGGGGCCCCTCCGTCTTCCACTCCGACGACCTGGGCCGCACCTGGACCGAACCGGCCCGGCCCGCCGTGAAGTTCCCCAAGGACACCGGTGCCTCACTGGAGCGGGTCTGGCAGCTCCACCCGGCCGCCGCCGAGCCGGACGTGGTCTACGCGGGCACCGAACCGGCGGCGCTGTACCGGTCCGAGGACCGCGGGGAGAGCTTCGAGCTGGTCCGGCCGCTGTGGGAGCACCCGACCCGCGACAGGTGGGTGCCGGGCGGCGGCGGTGAGGGCCTGCACACCGTGCTCACCGACCGGCGCGACCCGAAGGCGGTGACGGTCGCCGTCTCGACGGCCGGCGTGTTCCGCACCGGCGACGGCGGCGCGAGCTGGACGCCGTCCAACTCCGGTGTCTCCGCGGTCTTCCTGCCGGATCCCGACCCGGAGTTCGGCCAGTGCGTGCACAAGATCGCGCAGGACGCCGGGGATCCGGACCGGCTGTACCTGCAGAACCACTGGGGCGTGTACCGGAGCGACGACGCGGGGGCGCACTGGACCGACATCGGCGCGGGGCTGCCGTCCACGTTCGGTTTCGCGGCGGCCGCCCATCCGCACCGCGGGGACACGGCCTACGTCTTCCCGATCAACGCGGACGCCGACCGGGTGCCCGCCCGGCACCGCTGCCGGGTCTTCCGCACGGCCGACGCGGGCCGGACCTGGGAGCCGCTGTCGGCGGGACTGCCGCCGGAGGACCACTACGGCACGGTGCTGCGCGACGCGCTCTGCACGGACGACGCGGATCCGGCCGGCGTGTACTTCGGCAATCGCAACGGCGAGGTGTTCGCCTCGGCCGACGACGGCGACAGCTGGCGCCAGTTGGCCGCCCACCTGCCGGACGTGCTGTGCGTGCGGGCGGCGGTCGTCGCCTGA
- a CDS encoding uracil-DNA glycosylase — translation MAPRPLHEIVEPGWAKALEPVAGRIAAMGDFLRAEIAAGRTYLPAGPNVLRAFQQPFDDVRVLIVGQDPYPTPGHAVGLSFSVAPEVRPLPGSLINIYRELGTDLGLPQPSNGDLTPWTQQGVLLLNRALTTAPRTPAAHRGKGWEEVTEQAIRALAGRGKPLVSVLWGRDARNLRPLLGQLPAVESAHPSPMSADRGFFGSRPFSRANDLLIQQGGQPVDWRLP, via the coding sequence GTGGCACCACGACCCTTGCATGAGATCGTCGAACCGGGCTGGGCGAAGGCCCTGGAACCAGTGGCCGGGAGGATCGCCGCGATGGGCGACTTCCTGCGCGCGGAGATCGCCGCGGGACGCACCTACCTCCCGGCCGGCCCGAACGTCCTGCGGGCCTTCCAGCAGCCCTTCGACGACGTCCGCGTCCTGATCGTCGGCCAGGACCCGTACCCGACCCCGGGACACGCGGTGGGGCTGTCGTTCTCGGTGGCGCCCGAGGTGCGCCCGCTGCCGGGCAGCCTGATCAACATCTACCGGGAGCTCGGCACCGACCTGGGTCTGCCCCAGCCGTCCAACGGCGACCTCACCCCATGGACCCAGCAGGGCGTGCTGCTGCTCAACAGGGCGCTCACCACGGCCCCGCGCACCCCGGCCGCGCACCGGGGCAAGGGCTGGGAGGAGGTCACCGAGCAGGCGATCCGGGCGCTGGCCGGCCGCGGCAAGCCACTGGTGTCCGTCCTGTGGGGCCGCGACGCCCGCAATCTCCGCCCGCTGCTCGGCCAGTTGCCGGCGGTGGAGTCCGCGCATCCCTCGCCCATGTCGGCGGACCGTGGCTTCTTCGGCTCCCGCCCGTTCAGCCGCGCCAACGACCTGCTGATCCAGCAGGGGGGACAGCCGGTGGACTGGCGTCTGCCGTGA
- a CDS encoding N-acetylglucosamine kinase gives MSDGGGGPRQAGFLAVDSGGSGLRAVVGVPGREPSAPLESRKPVRTGERGIDPGHLLEQLLPMARALAGSYGLGQVTTAVVGAAGLASLGDALRAELPGALARELGVRTVALAADAVTAYVGALGPHPGAVVAAGTGLIATGTDLTRWRRADGWGHLLGDCGGGAWIGRAGLEAALRAFDGRDGGSAALRAAAEDRFGPLPGLPGQLYPRTDRPAVLASFAPCVADRAGAGDPVATAILRTAARHMAESAAAVCPADGEPLVARTGGLFKLGDPLLVPLAGELARLLPQARQVPAEGDPLHGAVRVASDLVTGRLTLPGDEKLLSVVHTKLVHTKGD, from the coding sequence GTGAGCGACGGAGGCGGCGGGCCCCGGCAGGCGGGCTTCCTCGCCGTCGACTCCGGCGGCTCCGGGTTACGGGCCGTCGTGGGCGTGCCGGGGCGCGAGCCGTCGGCACCCCTGGAGTCCCGGAAGCCGGTGCGGACCGGGGAACGGGGCATCGACCCCGGGCACCTGCTGGAACAACTCCTGCCCATGGCACGGGCGCTGGCCGGCTCGTACGGGCTGGGGCAGGTGACGACAGCCGTCGTCGGCGCCGCCGGACTGGCCAGTCTCGGCGACGCGCTGCGCGCCGAGCTGCCGGGCGCGCTGGCCCGCGAACTCGGCGTTCGGACGGTCGCGCTGGCCGCCGATGCCGTGACCGCCTACGTCGGCGCCCTCGGCCCGCACCCCGGCGCGGTGGTCGCCGCCGGGACCGGGCTGATCGCGACCGGTACCGATCTCACCCGGTGGCGGCGGGCGGACGGCTGGGGGCACCTGCTCGGCGACTGCGGCGGCGGCGCCTGGATCGGCCGGGCCGGACTGGAGGCGGCGCTGCGCGCCTTCGACGGGCGGGACGGCGGCTCGGCCGCGCTGCGGGCCGCCGCCGAGGACCGGTTCGGGCCGCTGCCCGGGCTACCGGGACAGCTCTACCCGCGCACCGACCGGCCCGCCGTACTGGCCTCCTTCGCCCCGTGCGTCGCGGACCGCGCCGGTGCGGGCGACCCGGTCGCGACCGCGATCCTGCGCACCGCCGCCCGGCACATGGCCGAGTCGGCCGCCGCCGTCTGCCCCGCGGACGGCGAACCCCTGGTCGCCCGCACCGGCGGCCTGTTCAAGCTGGGCGACCCGCTTCTCGTACCGCTGGCCGGGGAATTGGCGCGGCTGCTCCCCCAGGCGCGGCAGGTGCCGGCGGAGGGCGATCCGCTGCACGGAGCGGTACGCGTCGCGAGTGACCTGGTCACCGGGCGGCTCACCCTGCCGGGTGATGAGAAACTGCTGTCCGTTGTACACACAAAACTTGTACATACAAAAGGGGATTGA